The following coding sequences are from one Halomonas sp. HAL1 window:
- a CDS encoding IS30 family transposase, which produces MLMRANHSIRAIARQLGRSPSTISRELVRHTVSPNRAYDASLAGHRARLTRCRPRRSLKLPLDGELFELVVYLLRKYWSPEQIARTLKRMFPDNTDRHVSHEAIYNALYLMPRGSLKKELIACLRQGKGKRRPRSRGKDRRQQIPDLVSIHLRPPEIEDRLMPGHWEGDLIMGANNRSAVGTLVERTTRLVILAKVDGTTATAAAVGFSDKLNEVPRSLRLSMTYDQGKEMVKHAEITQKTGTAIYFADPHSPWQRGSNENTNGLLRQYLPKGTDLSVYSQEELDEIADSLNTRPRKTLDWRSPLEVYAEVLKKSVAGPSTLQ; this is translated from the coding sequence ATGCTGATGCGGGCTAACCACTCGATTCGCGCTATCGCCCGTCAGTTAGGGCGTTCGCCCAGTACTATTTCACGAGAACTGGTGCGTCATACTGTTAGCCCTAACAGAGCGTATGACGCCAGCCTCGCTGGACATCGCGCCCGACTGACCCGCTGTCGGCCTCGCCGTAGCTTGAAGCTTCCTCTCGACGGTGAGCTGTTCGAACTGGTGGTCTACCTGCTGCGCAAGTACTGGTCACCAGAGCAAATAGCCCGCACACTAAAGCGTATGTTTCCTGATAATACTGACCGCCACGTCTCGCACGAAGCCATCTACAATGCGCTCTATCTCATGCCGCGCGGCTCGCTCAAGAAAGAGCTGATTGCCTGTTTGCGCCAGGGTAAAGGTAAACGACGCCCTCGCAGCCGTGGCAAGGATAGGCGACAACAGATTCCAGACTTGGTGAGCATCCATCTGCGGCCGCCTGAAATCGAAGATCGCCTGATGCCCGGCCACTGGGAAGGGGATCTCATCATGGGCGCTAACAATCGCTCTGCCGTTGGTACATTGGTGGAGCGCACGACGCGTTTAGTGATTCTGGCGAAAGTGGATGGCACCACGGCCACAGCGGCGGCTGTCGGCTTCAGCGACAAGCTCAATGAGGTGCCGCGCTCCCTGCGCCTGTCCATGACCTATGACCAGGGCAAAGAGATGGTGAAACATGCCGAGATCACTCAGAAGACGGGGACAGCGATCTACTTTGCCGACCCGCATAGCCCATGGCAGCGGGGTTCCAATGAGAACACCAACGGGCTGTTGAGACAGTACTTGCCAAAGGGCACGGATCTGTCGGTCTACAGCCAGGAAGAACTCGACGAGATCGCCGACTCACTCAATACACGGCCGCGCAAGACACTGGATTGGCGCTCGCCACTGGAAGTCTACGCCGAGGTGCTCAAGAAATCCGTCGCCGGCCCGAGCACTCTTCAATAG
- a CDS encoding transposase: MSTDWKTEKIPKTEAWYYFCRREKPARRAFPIIWKLATNLPVATHADAVQKLIWYSRRWNIETFFKTLKTGCRIEDIRLATADRLANCIALCCVVSWRISWLTILRRQSSTTSPAAVFTDIERALLDRSMPSNRQGTRRDTAFYMTAVARLGGYLDRSSDPLPGSTVLWRGFIRLADLVAGFQAANPDASSTCG, translated from the coding sequence TTGTCCACCGATTGGAAAACAGAAAAAATACCCAAAACAGAAGCTTGGTATTATTTTTGCAGAAGAGAAAAACCCGCCCGAAGGGCGTTCCCTATAATCTGGAAGTTGGCCACTAACCTTCCCGTTGCCACTCACGCCGACGCAGTGCAAAAGCTTATTTGGTATTCACGGCGTTGGAATATCGAGACATTCTTCAAGACGCTGAAAACGGGTTGCCGCATTGAGGATATACGTCTCGCTACCGCAGATCGACTTGCCAACTGCATTGCGCTCTGCTGTGTCGTGTCCTGGCGAATATCATGGTTGACTATACTGCGGCGCCAATCCTCAACGACCTCTCCTGCAGCTGTTTTTACTGATATTGAAAGAGCTCTTCTCGACCGATCAATGCCGTCAAACAGACAAGGCACACGACGCGATACAGCTTTTTATATGACCGCTGTCGCTCGCCTGGGTGGTTATCTGGATCGCTCAAGTGATCCTCTCCCAGGATCCACCGTTCTATGGCGAGGCTTCATCCGCTTAGCAGATCTCGTTGCTGGATTCCAAGCTGCCAATCCAGATGCATCATCGACTTGTGGGTAA
- a CDS encoding TRAP transporter large permease, whose product MPLPIITTVIILFALLASGAWVGLALMGVGITSLSLFKSFPVDKLLAQFVWNGLSSPELVALPLFILMSELLMRSRFIDDLFNALEPWVRRLPGGLLHTNIIGCTFFALISGSSAATTSAVGKITIKELDKRGYDRTISMGSLAGAGTLGFLIPPSIIMIIYGVLSQTSVIKLFAAGLIPGFLLALLLMSFVAIRSVIVRDSQSVLPTTNSSSIWQERFSQLPKLLPFFILMSVLLVSLYGGYASPSEAAAIAVGVTLIIMAVERSLSLKALKAACIGTARTSSMLGLIIAAASFLSIAMGYLGLPQAISSSVESLALSPLQLIALLVVSYIVLGCFLEGMSLIVMSLPIALPLITAAGIDPIWFGVFIIIVVEMAQITPPIGMNLFVIQGITGESLGRIARAVVPFFMIMVAFIFILFFFPQLALFLPSLM is encoded by the coding sequence ATGCCACTTCCCATAATAACCACAGTCATTATACTTTTTGCGTTACTTGCTTCAGGAGCGTGGGTAGGGCTTGCTTTGATGGGAGTAGGCATTACTAGCCTAAGCCTTTTTAAGTCATTTCCAGTCGACAAGCTGCTTGCCCAGTTCGTTTGGAACGGGCTCTCATCGCCAGAGCTGGTAGCGCTTCCTCTGTTTATATTAATGTCTGAGCTTTTGATGCGCAGTCGATTTATTGATGATCTCTTCAATGCTTTGGAGCCTTGGGTTCGACGCTTGCCAGGGGGGCTTTTACATACCAACATAATTGGTTGCACCTTCTTCGCGCTTATTTCGGGTTCTTCAGCTGCAACCACGAGTGCTGTAGGTAAAATTACTATTAAAGAGCTGGATAAAAGAGGGTACGACCGTACCATTTCAATGGGTTCCCTTGCCGGTGCAGGAACTCTTGGCTTTCTGATTCCGCCTAGCATAATTATGATTATATATGGTGTGCTGTCTCAAACATCAGTCATCAAACTTTTTGCCGCTGGCTTGATTCCCGGGTTCCTGCTGGCTTTATTGCTTATGTCATTCGTTGCCATCCGCTCGGTAATCGTAAGAGATAGCCAGTCAGTGCTGCCTACAACTAATTCTTCTTCCATATGGCAAGAGCGTTTCAGCCAGTTGCCGAAGTTACTTCCTTTCTTTATTCTGATGTCTGTTCTTCTTGTGTCATTGTATGGCGGTTATGCGAGCCCCTCTGAAGCAGCCGCTATTGCTGTAGGCGTGACACTCATCATCATGGCTGTAGAGCGAAGCTTATCTCTTAAAGCCCTGAAGGCTGCCTGTATCGGAACAGCTCGTACGTCAAGTATGCTAGGCTTGATTATTGCTGCTGCTTCTTTTCTCTCCATTGCGATGGGCTACCTTGGGCTTCCGCAAGCCATTTCTTCTTCTGTCGAATCGTTGGCACTCTCACCATTACAGCTTATAGCTCTTTTGGTTGTTAGCTATATCGTTTTGGGATGTTTCCTTGAGGGTATGTCTTTGATAGTTATGTCTTTGCCAATTGCACTTCCTTTAATTACAGCTGCAGGCATAGACCCAATCTGGTTTGGCGTCTTCATTATTATCGTTGTCGAGATGGCTCAGATAACTCCGCCAATAGGTATGAACCTTTTTGTCATTCAAGGCATTACCGGAGAGAGCCTGGGGCGAATTGCTCGCGCAGTGGTTCCCTTTTTCATGATAATGGTTGCCTTTATATTCATTCTTTTCTTTTTCCCACAACTTGCCCTGTTTTTGCCTTCGCTTATGTAA
- a CDS encoding pyridoxal phosphate-dependent aminotransferase, with the protein MSDSKPGLAKRLDIIKPSPSIAANAMVAELQSQGREIINFTLGEPDLDTPSHILEAAKEAMYHGDTHYTPSLGTIALRQAIVEKLSRDNQLDYDISEVVVGTGGKHVIYHAFAATLNPGNEVIVPTPYWVSYPDIALLNEATPVFIETSPDNGFKLTPEQLDKAITPNTKWVVLNSPNNPSGAVYSSSELTAIADVLRRHPHVWILSDEIYEHFVYAPAEHISPLNVAPDLRDRTLILNGVSKGYAMTGWRIGFGAGPRHLIVAIGKLISQTTTCPSSVSQAAAVAAFSGDQTPISQMREKYQNRRDLVHARLSSVDGISCHSPDGAFYIYLDVSGLLGCSAPNGSILSSDDDVVAYFLESAGVAMVSGKAYGQSPFIRVSFASSEAVLERGCDAILKACQALSR; encoded by the coding sequence ATGTCTGATAGCAAACCTGGCTTGGCCAAGCGGCTTGATATTATCAAGCCTTCCCCGAGTATTGCTGCAAACGCCATGGTTGCAGAACTGCAATCACAGGGGCGCGAGATCATCAACTTTACGCTTGGGGAGCCCGACCTCGATACGCCTTCCCATATTCTCGAAGCAGCCAAAGAAGCTATGTATCATGGTGATACACACTATACCCCTTCGCTGGGTACTATTGCACTGCGGCAGGCTATAGTCGAGAAACTATCTCGTGATAACCAGCTAGACTATGATATATCGGAAGTTGTCGTAGGAACGGGTGGTAAACATGTTATTTATCATGCATTTGCCGCTACCCTTAATCCTGGTAATGAAGTAATTGTTCCTACTCCTTACTGGGTTTCCTATCCTGATATAGCACTACTCAACGAAGCCACCCCTGTTTTCATAGAGACATCGCCTGATAATGGCTTTAAGCTAACCCCTGAGCAGTTGGATAAAGCGATAACACCTAACACCAAGTGGGTTGTCCTTAATTCACCTAATAATCCAAGTGGCGCTGTTTATAGCTCTTCTGAATTAACCGCTATAGCAGATGTGCTTCGCCGTCACCCACATGTTTGGATTCTTTCCGACGAAATCTACGAACATTTCGTGTACGCACCTGCAGAGCATATATCACCACTTAACGTCGCACCTGACCTGCGTGATAGAACGCTCATTTTAAATGGCGTATCCAAAGGTTATGCCATGACTGGATGGCGTATTGGCTTTGGCGCAGGGCCTCGTCATTTGATTGTTGCCATTGGTAAGTTAATATCTCAGACTACAACTTGTCCGAGCTCAGTTAGCCAGGCCGCGGCGGTTGCTGCATTTTCCGGTGACCAGACTCCCATTTCTCAAATGCGGGAGAAATACCAGAATCGCCGCGATTTAGTACATGCAAGATTATCCTCCGTTGATGGCATTTCATGCCATTCGCCTGATGGGGCTTTTTACATTTATCTTGATGTATCTGGCCTACTAGGCTGTTCCGCTCCAAATGGAAGTATTCTCAGCAGCGATGATGATGTAGTGGCTTATTTTCTAGAATCTGCTGGTGTTGCTATGGTTAGCGGCAAAGCATATGGGCAATCACCATTTATTAGAGTCTCCTTTGCTAGTAGCGAGGCTGTACTTGAACGGGGCTGCGATGCCATCTTAAAAGCCTGCCAGGCGCTCTCTAGGTAA
- the accB gene encoding acetyl-CoA carboxylase biotin carboxyl carrier protein translates to MDINKIKALADLLESFELSEIELQEGEKSVRVSRHPTGTQAQAIPLHDGDMSSSSAHQVSHPPATDAPTTAAPDETESAGQAVTSPMVGTFYRASAPGDMPFIEVGQKVKKGETLCVVEAMKMMNQIEADQDGVIEAILVEDGEPVEFDQPMLIIS, encoded by the coding sequence ATTGACATCAATAAAATAAAAGCATTGGCTGATTTGCTTGAGTCTTTTGAGCTCAGCGAGATTGAGCTTCAGGAAGGTGAAAAGTCGGTACGGGTTAGTCGTCACCCCACCGGCACTCAGGCTCAAGCGATACCCTTACATGACGGGGACATGTCTAGCTCTAGCGCACACCAGGTATCGCATCCGCCTGCGACTGACGCACCGACGACTGCCGCGCCTGATGAAACCGAGTCGGCCGGACAAGCCGTCACCTCGCCCATGGTGGGTACCTTTTATCGGGCTTCGGCGCCGGGTGACATGCCGTTCATCGAAGTCGGCCAGAAAGTCAAGAAGGGTGAGACGCTGTGCGTCGTCGAGGCCATGAAGATGATGAATCAGATCGAAGCTGATCAGGATGGTGTAATCGAGGCAATCCTTGTTGAAGACGGGGAACCGGTCGAGTTCGACCAGCCGATGCTGATCATTTCTTAA
- a CDS encoding RraA family protein gives MNLPGTRIFPSPAQPDQKTLDAFASVVTPHLSDNMGRHVGLRGLTRFNKRGKLVGTALTVKCRPGDNLYVYKAMTMLQPGQVLVIAGGGATDNALIGELIKLQAEAWGCVGFIVDGAIRDVASFEDTPLYARAITHCGPYKNGPGEINVPVCIGGQVINPGDIIVGDEDGVVSFSPDHAETLLAKAHAHAEKERKVMDEIATGTRDPQWLNAVLDANGLGGK, from the coding sequence ATGAACTTGCCTGGAACACGCATTTTCCCTTCCCCAGCTCAGCCTGATCAAAAGACTCTCGACGCGTTTGCGTCGGTGGTGACTCCTCATCTCAGTGATAATATGGGGCGGCATGTTGGTCTACGAGGCCTGACCCGCTTCAATAAGCGCGGAAAGCTTGTAGGAACCGCTTTGACTGTTAAGTGCCGCCCTGGCGATAATCTCTATGTTTATAAAGCCATGACTATGTTGCAACCTGGGCAAGTGCTTGTCATAGCCGGTGGGGGGGCTACTGATAATGCCTTGATTGGCGAACTTATAAAGCTGCAGGCTGAAGCTTGGGGGTGTGTCGGCTTTATTGTAGATGGGGCGATTCGTGATGTAGCCAGCTTTGAAGACACTCCGCTTTATGCACGGGCTATTACCCATTGTGGCCCGTATAAAAATGGTCCTGGTGAAATCAACGTTCCTGTTTGTATCGGTGGGCAAGTCATCAACCCTGGCGATATCATAGTAGGTGACGAGGATGGTGTCGTTAGCTTTTCTCCCGATCACGCCGAAACTTTGTTGGCTAAGGCCCATGCTCATGCTGAGAAAGAACGCAAGGTTATGGATGAGATAGCTACTGGTACAAGAGATCCGCAGTGGTTGAATGCTGTTTTGGACGCCAACGGACTGGGAGGAAAGTGA
- a CDS encoding transposase DNA-binding-containing protein: MIRGINMGQHWVNEEMTGCDLGDARLNQRLAVMLEALGDRPDKSLPTAFQDWANTKAAYRFFANENVSEDKILEGHFAASALRIQATDGPILILQDTTEFSFKRSSPEKIGFINESTGRKMKEGRHLKHTVCGLLMHASLAITTEGLPLGLTAAKFWTRNKFKGTEALKRKVNPTRVPIEQKESMRWLDNLQRSTELAGSPERCVHIGDRESDIFELFCLAQDLGTYFLIRSCVDRLAEEGGTTISQVMAETQVSGTHDIHFRDKRGNQQQATLSVKHAKMTVCPPIGKQKKYPKQKLGIIFAEEKNPPEGRSL, from the coding sequence ATGATAAGAGGTATCAATATGGGACAACACTGGGTGAACGAGGAAATGACTGGCTGCGACTTGGGGGACGCGCGACTGAATCAAAGGTTGGCTGTCATGCTGGAAGCACTCGGTGATCGGCCAGACAAATCACTACCCACCGCATTCCAGGACTGGGCCAATACCAAGGCCGCCTATCGCTTCTTCGCGAATGAGAATGTCAGCGAGGACAAGATTTTGGAGGGACATTTTGCCGCCTCTGCTTTGCGCATCCAAGCCACCGATGGCCCCATATTGATCCTGCAGGATACAACCGAATTTTCCTTCAAGCGCTCGTCACCTGAGAAGATTGGTTTCATCAATGAATCAACCGGGCGCAAGATGAAAGAAGGACGGCACCTTAAACATACCGTCTGCGGGCTTTTAATGCACGCTAGTCTGGCTATCACAACGGAAGGGCTGCCCTTGGGCCTGACAGCTGCCAAATTCTGGACGCGGAATAAATTCAAAGGCACAGAAGCTCTCAAGCGCAAAGTTAATCCGACCCGCGTACCCATCGAGCAGAAAGAAAGCATGCGTTGGCTCGACAACCTGCAGCGTTCTACTGAGCTTGCAGGTTCACCTGAACGGTGCGTGCATATCGGTGATCGCGAGAGTGACATTTTTGAACTCTTTTGTCTGGCTCAAGATCTTGGCACTTACTTTTTGATCCGCAGTTGCGTTGATCGTCTCGCCGAGGAGGGAGGCACTACGATTTCTCAAGTGATGGCCGAGACTCAGGTCAGTGGAACACACGATATTCACTTTCGTGACAAGCGAGGCAATCAACAGCAGGCGACCCTATCGGTCAAGCATGCAAAGATGACAGTTTGTCCACCGATTGGAAAACAGAAAAAATACCCAAAACAGAAGCTTGGTATTATTTTTGCAGAAGAGAAAAACCCGCCCGAAGGGCGTTCCCTATAA
- a CDS encoding TRAP transporter small permease, producing the protein MWRLIFKYTDFLALVLAYLSGFTILCIALLQLLEIIIRNTVGYSLPFVWEYAAYMHICAVFLAAAYTLRTGGHIQVTLLKSINPRIFEGVATFIGLLISLFLSWSLVSLAYGYGETGRTSSTINAVPLVYPAAIVAFGALMLSLQLILRLVKVVLDHPAELSIDTVPTGE; encoded by the coding sequence ATGTGGCGTTTAATTTTTAAATATACTGACTTCCTTGCTCTTGTGCTTGCCTACTTGAGCGGATTTACTATTTTGTGTATAGCATTGCTGCAGCTATTGGAAATAATAATAAGGAATACTGTAGGGTATAGTTTGCCTTTCGTCTGGGAATATGCTGCGTACATGCATATCTGTGCAGTATTTTTAGCTGCTGCATACACCTTACGGACGGGGGGGCACATACAAGTAACGTTGCTTAAGAGCATTAATCCCCGAATCTTCGAGGGTGTCGCAACATTTATTGGACTCTTGATATCGCTATTCTTATCATGGTCATTAGTTAGCTTGGCCTATGGCTATGGAGAAACAGGCAGGACATCCAGCACAATTAATGCTGTTCCCTTGGTTTATCCTGCTGCAATAGTTGCATTTGGTGCGTTAATGCTTTCGCTTCAGCTAATTTTGCGTCTCGTTAAAGTGGTTTTGGACCATCCCGCAGAATTAAGTATTGACACTGTCCCCACAGGTGAATGA
- a CDS encoding AAA family ATPase yields MAKVGYLTYLEINGFRSIESTSLALKPLNVLIGPNGAGKSNFINFFRFMNKLLQKDLQLYVAEQGGQMHFCTLAASRRPRYLRIYVLTPTAMAQR; encoded by the coding sequence ATGGCTAAGGTTGGCTACCTCACGTACCTAGAGATAAATGGTTTTCGCTCTATTGAGTCAACCTCGTTAGCGCTTAAGCCATTGAACGTGCTGATCGGCCCAAATGGTGCGGGGAAGTCGAACTTCATCAATTTTTTTCGCTTCATGAACAAGCTGCTTCAAAAAGATCTGCAGCTTTACGTGGCAGAGCAGGGGGGGCAGATGCACTTCTGCACTTTGGCCGCAAGCAGACGTCCGCGCTATCTACGTATCTACGTTTTGACCCCAACAGCTATGGCGCAACGTTAA
- a CDS encoding TRAP transporter substrate-binding protein, with amino-acid sequence MLKGTGYFASATALALAFAASSQVMAATSWDLPLAWPADNYIVENVSQFADEVSEATDNEVSITLHPGGSLGFKGPEMFSAVRDGLIPIGDMLLNQQTGSNPLLGLESLPYLIDSFDELREFSKAYRPLLDEIFAENNQKILFTIPWPQQQIYATNEINTIEDMEGVKIRTYDRSSTEIFEAAGMTPVQLPWGEVVPSLAAGVIDAVATSSPSAVDGSFWEFVNYGYPTRQTWNTNVVSVNLDYWSELSDKEQSAILEVANRLEPEFWESAKQVDEKMMKTLAENGIKNQDISEELRNNLKERAAPLREAALEEMGQNASKVIERFNAQQ; translated from the coding sequence ATGTTAAAAGGTACCGGTTATTTCGCCTCTGCAACTGCTCTGGCTCTAGCTTTCGCTGCTTCTAGTCAGGTTATGGCTGCAACCTCTTGGGATCTTCCGCTTGCTTGGCCTGCTGACAACTATATTGTTGAAAATGTAAGTCAATTCGCAGATGAAGTAAGCGAAGCTACTGATAACGAAGTCAGTATTACCCTTCATCCGGGTGGATCACTTGGCTTCAAAGGTCCCGAAATGTTTTCTGCAGTTCGTGATGGGCTTATTCCCATTGGGGACATGTTGCTGAATCAGCAGACGGGGTCAAACCCGCTCTTGGGGCTTGAGTCACTGCCCTATTTGATAGACAGCTTCGATGAGCTGCGAGAGTTTAGTAAGGCTTATCGTCCCCTGCTTGATGAGATCTTTGCTGAAAATAACCAGAAAATCCTTTTCACTATTCCATGGCCACAGCAGCAAATATATGCAACCAATGAGATAAATACGATAGAGGACATGGAAGGCGTTAAGATTCGAACCTATGACAGGTCTTCTACCGAAATCTTTGAGGCTGCCGGTATGACTCCTGTCCAGTTGCCATGGGGTGAAGTCGTACCTTCGCTAGCTGCTGGTGTTATCGATGCTGTAGCAACCTCATCACCCTCCGCTGTGGATGGTTCCTTCTGGGAATTTGTTAACTATGGATATCCAACACGCCAGACTTGGAACACCAACGTAGTTAGTGTCAACCTCGATTATTGGTCTGAACTTAGTGATAAGGAACAAAGCGCCATACTTGAGGTGGCTAACCGACTAGAGCCGGAGTTCTGGGAGTCTGCCAAGCAGGTGGACGAAAAAATGATGAAAACGCTAGCAGAGAATGGCATCAAAAACCAAGATATTAGCGAAGAACTTCGAAATAATTTGAAAGAACGTGCTGCTCCTTTACGTGAGGCCGCTTTAGAAGAAATGGGTCAGAATGCATCTAAAGTTATTGAGCGTTTTAACGCCCAGCAGTAA
- a CDS encoding NADH:flavin oxidoreductase/NADH oxidase — translation MNRSAATQLFTPLSLGGVETTNRIVISPMCQYSAIEGMVNDWHLVQLGRYALGGAGMVFAEASAVTRDGRITHGDLGIWSDRHIPGLRRLATFLSQQGSIPAIQLAHAGRKGSAARPWEGGAPLSASNYAPGEPPWPTLSSGDMPLADQDSPPSTLTIAEMKALKSDYVKAAKRALSAGFKVIELHCGHGYLLHQFLSPLSNNRQDTYGGSLTNRCRYPLEIVGALRVSLPEHTALLVRISAVDGQVDGWNLQDSIHFGCRLKEVGVDMIDCSSGGIAGSATTTGITRGYGFQVPFAEAIRQAVEIPTMAVGLIVEAVQAEEVLQRDQADLIAIAREALVNPHWALHADNS, via the coding sequence GTGAATAGATCAGCGGCTACCCAACTGTTTACTCCCCTAAGTCTGGGAGGCGTTGAAACAACCAACCGGATTGTTATTTCGCCTATGTGCCAGTACTCAGCAATTGAGGGAATGGTCAATGATTGGCATTTAGTGCAGTTAGGACGCTACGCCTTGGGAGGGGCGGGTATGGTGTTCGCCGAAGCCAGTGCAGTTACTCGCGATGGAAGGATTACCCATGGAGACCTTGGCATTTGGTCGGATCGGCATATACCGGGCTTGCGCAGGCTGGCAACATTTTTAAGCCAACAAGGTTCCATCCCAGCCATACAGCTAGCCCATGCAGGGCGCAAAGGGAGTGCTGCCCGTCCTTGGGAAGGCGGTGCTCCGCTCAGTGCTAGCAATTACGCTCCAGGCGAGCCGCCTTGGCCCACGTTATCCTCAGGAGACATGCCATTGGCAGACCAAGATTCGCCCCCTTCAACACTCACTATTGCTGAAATGAAGGCGTTAAAAAGTGACTACGTAAAGGCCGCAAAGCGAGCACTGTCGGCAGGTTTTAAGGTTATTGAACTTCACTGTGGACACGGATATTTACTGCATCAGTTTCTTTCACCGCTGAGTAATAACCGCCAGGATACCTATGGCGGCAGCCTAACTAACCGCTGCCGCTATCCTTTAGAAATTGTCGGGGCACTGCGCGTAAGCCTGCCAGAACATACAGCCCTTCTGGTACGCATATCTGCGGTGGATGGACAAGTAGATGGATGGAACTTACAAGACAGCATTCACTTTGGCTGCCGTCTTAAAGAGGTAGGAGTAGATATGATTGACTGCTCCAGCGGTGGGATAGCGGGATCAGCCACTACAACTGGCATCACCCGTGGGTACGGATTTCAGGTGCCATTTGCTGAAGCTATTCGTCAAGCAGTGGAAATTCCCACTATGGCTGTTGGCCTAATTGTGGAGGCAGTTCAGGCAGAAGAAGTACTTCAACGGGACCAAGCCGATCTAATAGCGATTGCCCGGGAAGCACTCGTTAACCCCCACTGGGCACTACATGCGGACAACAGCTGA
- a CDS encoding AAA family ATPase, translating to MAKHIADWKVYHFHDTSSSAPMKQAGELLDNDRLREQGENLAAFLYDIQAHNPEIYKRIVSTIQRVAPFFHDFILAPERHNDSKIRLRWKHKGSDAYFDAHALSDGTLRFICMATLLLQPNLPSLILLDEPELGLHPYAIQLLGSMLRLVSQSTQIIISTQSISLANEFSADDVVVVEHLENHSTFKRLDTHSLEAWLEDYRLGDLWEKNLLGGTPA from the coding sequence GTGGCTAAGCACATAGCTGACTGGAAGGTGTATCACTTTCATGACACTAGCAGCAGCGCACCTATGAAGCAGGCGGGAGAGCTGTTAGACAATGACCGTTTACGCGAACAGGGTGAAAATCTAGCGGCTTTTCTTTACGACATTCAGGCGCATAACCCAGAGATCTATAAGCGAATCGTGTCCACGATCCAGCGAGTCGCGCCGTTCTTTCACGATTTCATCCTAGCGCCTGAGCGGCACAATGACAGCAAGATCCGGCTACGTTGGAAACATAAAGGCAGCGATGCTTACTTTGATGCCCATGCGCTTTCCGATGGAACCCTGCGTTTTATCTGCATGGCCACATTACTGTTACAACCTAATCTACCTTCTCTGATATTGCTGGATGAGCCTGAATTGGGCCTGCATCCCTATGCCATACAGCTACTAGGCTCGATGCTCCGGCTGGTTAGCCAATCCACTCAGATCATTATTTCTACTCAATCCATTTCGTTGGCCAATGAGTTCAGCGCTGACGATGTCGTCGTTGTCGAGCACCTGGAAAATCACTCTACTTTTAAGCGGCTAGATACGCACTCCTTAGAAGCATGGCTGGAGGACTATCGCTTGGGTGATTTATGGGAGAAAAATCTGCTGGGAGGTACCCCCGCGTGA